The sequence ACGGCTGGACCGACGCCCAGGTGCGGCCGTTCCTCGACGTCGCGCTGGACGCCTTCGGGCCCGATCGGCTGCTCTTCGGCAGCGACTGGCCGGTGTCCGCACCGTACCGGCGATGGGTGCAGACCGTCGTGACGTGGCTCGACGAGCACCTGGATGAGTCCGGGCGCGACGCGGTCCTCGCGGCGAACGCCGAGCGTGTCTACCGTCTGCGCTGAGCCGTCAGGATGCCGACGGGCGCAGGCGGAGCGCCGACATCCCGCCGTCGACTTCGATGCAGGTGCCGGTCGTCGATCCCGACCGGGGGCTGACGAGGTACAGCACGGCGCCGGCGACCTCGTCCGCCGTGACCAGGCGTCCATGCGGCTGGCGCGCCTCGAGGGCGGCACGCTCGGCCGCGGGATCCGGGGCGCCGTCGAGCAGCCGGGCGACCCACGGCGTGTCGGCGGTGCCGGGGTTCACCGCGTTGACGCGGATCCCCTCGCGCAGGTGGTCGGCCGCCATCGCCCGCGTGAGCGAGAGGACTGCGCCCTTCGACGCGCTGTAGAGCGCGCGCCGGGGGAGCCCGGCGGTCGCGGCGATCGACGAGGTGTTGCAGATGGCTGCGGCAGGCGAGCGGCGCAGCCAGGGCAGCGCGGCCGCCGTGACGCGAGCGATGCCCGTCACATTGATCGACAGCACGCGCGCCCACTCGTCGTCGTCGTTCGCGGCGATGTCACCCTGTGCGCCGACGCCGGCGTTGTTGACCAGGATGTCGATGCGGCCGAAGCGGTCTGCCACCTCGGAGATCGCCCGTTCGACTCCCGAACGGTCCGAGACGTCCGCCGCGACGGCGGCGAACCGCGGGTCGGCGGACGACGGGTCGCGGTCGAGGACCGCGACGCGCGCGCCGGCGGCGTGAAGGGCGGCCGCGATCGCGGCGCCGATCCCCGACGCGCCCCCGGTCACGACGGCGACGAGGCCGTCGAGGTCGCCTCGAGCGGCGGCATCCGTCGTCATGACTGCGCCTCCCACGCGACGAATCGCTGCCGCTGAGCGCCGAGCGCGTCGATCTCGATGTCGACGACGTCACCGGGTGCGAGGTAGGGGAACCGGCCCGACAGTGCGACGCCTTCGGGGGTCCCGGTCAGGACGAGGTCGCCGGGCTCGAGCGCGAGGAACTGCGACAGATGCCACACGATGTGGTCGACGGGGAAGATCATGTCGGCCGTGGACGAGTCCTGGCGGGGTTCGCCGTTGACATGACTGCGCAGGCGGAGCGCTCGCGGATCGACCTCCTCCGGAGTGACGAGCCACGGTCCGGTCGGGTTGAAGCCCGGCGCGCACTTTCCCTTCGACCACTGGCCGCCCGATTGCTCGAGCTGAAAGGTGCGCTCCGACACGTCGTTCACGGCGACGTACCCGACGATGTGCGACGCGGCATCGGTCGGGGAGTCGAGGTACGACGCGCGGCGTCCGATGACGACGCCGAGTTCGACCTCCCAATCCGTCTTCGTGCTGCCGCGAGGGATGGTGACCGCGTCGTGCGGCCCGACGACCGTGTTCGGCGTCTTCAGGAACATCACCGGCACGCTCGGCGGCGCCGAGCCCGATTCGGCGGCGTGGGCCGCGTAGTTCATGCCGATGCAGACCACCGCGCCCGGGCGGGCGATCGGGGCGCCGACACGCAACGATCCGGCGGAGGGCAACTCAGGCAGGAGCCCGGCGGCGATCGCCGCGGACGTGCGGCCGACGGGGTCGTCGGCGAGGAACGGGCCGTC comes from Microbacterium cremeum and encodes:
- a CDS encoding fumarylacetoacetate hydrolase family protein; its protein translation is MKFARLGEHGSEIPVVIDGDRHLDLRPVTSDVDGPFLADDPVGRTSAAIAAGLLPELPSAGSLRVGAPIARPGAVVCIGMNYAAHAAESGSAPPSVPVMFLKTPNTVVGPHDAVTIPRGSTKTDWEVELGVVIGRRASYLDSPTDAASHIVGYVAVNDVSERTFQLEQSGGQWSKGKCAPGFNPTGPWLVTPEEVDPRALRLRSHVNGEPRQDSSTADMIFPVDHIVWHLSQFLALEPGDLVLTGTPEGVALSGRFPYLAPGDVVDIEIDALGAQRQRFVAWEAQS
- a CDS encoding SDR family NAD(P)-dependent oxidoreductase; its protein translation is MTTDAAARGDLDGLVAVVTGGASGIGAAIAAALHAAGARVAVLDRDPSSADPRFAAVAADVSDRSGVERAISEVADRFGRIDILVNNAGVGAQGDIAANDDDEWARVLSINVTGIARVTAAALPWLRRSPAAAICNTSSIAATAGLPRRALYSASKGAVLSLTRAMAADHLREGIRVNAVNPGTADTPWVARLLDGAPDPAAERAALEARQPHGRLVTADEVAGAVLYLVSPRSGSTTGTCIEVDGGMSALRLRPSAS